The following proteins are encoded in a genomic region of Nycticebus coucang isolate mNycCou1 chromosome 19, mNycCou1.pri, whole genome shotgun sequence:
- the TPGS2 gene encoding tubulin polyglutamylase complex subunit 2 isoform X4 translates to MEKTSPPLLGCNKPHLEKLTLGITRILESSPGVTEVTIIEKAPAERHMISSWEQKNNCMMPEDVKNFYLMTNGFHMTWSVKLDEHTIPLGNMAINSISKLTQLNQSSMYSLPNAPTLADLEDDTHEETPPSSYWPE, encoded by the exons ATGGAGAAGACGTCTCCCCCGCTGCTGGGCTGCAACAAGCCGCACCTGGAGAAGCTGACCCTCGGCATCACCCGCATTCTAG AATCTTCCccaggtgtgacagaggtgaccATCATAGAAAAAGCGCCGGCCGAACGTCATATGATTTCTTCATGGGAACAA AAGAATAACTGTATGATGCCTGAGGATGTGAAGAACTTTTACCTGATGACCAATGGCTTCCACATGACATGGAGTGTGAAGCTGGATG AGCACACTATTCCACTGGGAAACATGGCAATTAATAGCATCTCAAAACTGACTCAGCTCAACCAGTCTTCCATGTATTCACTTCCTAATGCACCAACTCTGGCAGACCTGGAGGATGATACACATGAAG